One window from the genome of Aeromonas sp. FDAARGOS 1405 encodes:
- a CDS encoding homogentisate 1,2-dioxygenase encodes MRNWINFPHREGTHSRQAHADLPEQAIYERELGRSGFFGPATHMHHKHAPTDWISWEGPLRPRLFDLNALQEEVSSLSPWVAPDILSNPHCRYRIWRLSEAMPFLVRNADGDELLFIHEGGGEFFCDYGHLTLRDGDYVVIPRGTMWRIEPTAPLFILMIEATNDSYQLPDKGLVGNHAIFDPAALDVPAINERFLAQQDENPWSLQVKRHDQVSVITWPFNPLDAQGWHGDLCVVRLNWRDIRPLMSHRYHLPPSAHSTFVASRFVICTFVPRPIESDPGALKVPFYHSNDDYDEVLFYHAGDFFSRDNIERGMVTFHPAGFTHGPHPKAFAAGQAYAKKFTDEVAVMLDTRDALNVGSLCEGIENTRYVSSWQRPDAAAGK; translated from the coding sequence ATGCGTAACTGGATTAACTTCCCCCATCGGGAGGGGACCCACTCCCGGCAAGCCCATGCCGACCTGCCGGAACAGGCCATCTATGAGCGCGAGCTGGGGCGAAGCGGCTTTTTCGGCCCCGCCACCCACATGCACCACAAGCATGCCCCCACTGACTGGATCAGTTGGGAGGGGCCGCTGCGGCCACGGCTGTTTGACCTCAATGCCCTCCAGGAGGAGGTAAGCTCGCTCTCTCCCTGGGTGGCTCCCGATATTCTCAGCAACCCCCACTGCCGCTATCGCATCTGGCGGCTCTCCGAGGCGATGCCGTTTCTGGTGCGCAACGCCGACGGCGACGAGCTGCTCTTTATCCACGAGGGGGGCGGTGAGTTCTTCTGCGACTACGGCCACCTGACTCTTCGCGATGGCGACTACGTGGTGATCCCCCGCGGCACCATGTGGCGCATCGAGCCGACGGCGCCCCTGTTCATCCTGATGATCGAGGCGACCAACGACAGCTACCAGCTGCCGGATAAGGGGCTGGTGGGCAATCACGCCATCTTCGACCCGGCGGCGCTCGATGTGCCCGCCATCAATGAACGCTTTTTAGCCCAGCAGGATGAGAATCCCTGGTCGCTGCAGGTGAAGCGTCACGATCAGGTGTCGGTCATCACCTGGCCCTTCAACCCGCTTGATGCGCAAGGTTGGCACGGGGACTTGTGCGTGGTGCGCCTCAACTGGCGGGATATCCGCCCGCTGATGAGCCATCGCTACCATCTGCCGCCGTCGGCTCATTCGACCTTTGTGGCGAGCCGCTTCGTGATTTGTACCTTCGTGCCGCGCCCCATCGAGAGCGATCCCGGCGCCCTCAAGGTGCCCTTCTATCACAGCAATGACGATTACGACGAGGTGCTCTTTTACCACGCGGGGGATTTCTTTAGCCGGGACAATATCGAGCGGGGCATGGTCACCTTCCATCCCGCCGGTTTCACCCACGGCCCCCATCCCAAGGCGTTTGCGGCAGGGCAGGCCTATGCCAAGAAGTTCACCGACGAGGTGGCGGTCATGCTCGATACCCGCGATGCGCTGAACGTCGGCAGTCTGTGCGAAGGGATCGAGAACACCCGGTATGTCTCCAGCTGGCAGCGCCCGGACGCTGCTGCCGGCAAATAA
- a CDS encoding fumarylacetoacetate hydrolase family protein has product MKLATLNNGKRDGALVVVSRDLTRAVRVSEIAPTLQAALDEWAEVAPRLEAVYQQLNEGRVAEAFPFDEASCLSPLPRAYQWADGSAYVNHVELVRKARGAEMPESFWHDPLMYQGGSDSFLAPRGPIVMGSEEWGIDFESEVAIITDDVPMGVSPQGAASHVKLLMLVNDVSLRNLIPGELAKGFGFFQSKPSSAFSPVAITPDELGDDWRDGKVLLPLRTHLNGALFGAPDAGVDMTFNFFELIAHAAKTRPLGAGCIIGSGTVSNYDRSAGSSCIAERRMLEILDCDQATTSYLQFGDRVSISMEDRSGQNLFGTISQQVVPASGQGG; this is encoded by the coding sequence ATGAAATTGGCAACATTGAACAATGGCAAGCGCGATGGCGCTTTGGTGGTGGTGAGCCGGGATCTGACCCGGGCAGTGCGGGTGAGCGAGATAGCCCCGACTTTGCAGGCCGCCCTCGATGAGTGGGCCGAGGTTGCCCCCAGGCTTGAGGCTGTCTATCAGCAGCTTAACGAGGGCCGTGTGGCCGAGGCGTTCCCCTTTGACGAAGCGTCTTGCCTCTCTCCCTTGCCGCGTGCCTATCAGTGGGCCGATGGCAGCGCCTACGTCAACCACGTGGAGCTGGTGCGCAAGGCTCGCGGCGCCGAGATGCCGGAAAGCTTCTGGCACGATCCGTTGATGTATCAGGGGGGCTCCGACAGCTTTTTGGCTCCCCGTGGGCCGATTGTCATGGGCTCCGAGGAGTGGGGGATCGATTTCGAGTCGGAGGTGGCCATCATCACCGACGATGTGCCGATGGGGGTGAGCCCGCAGGGGGCCGCCAGTCACGTCAAACTGTTGATGCTGGTCAACGATGTGAGCCTGCGCAATCTCATTCCGGGGGAGCTGGCCAAGGGATTTGGTTTCTTCCAGTCCAAGCCGTCCAGCGCCTTCTCGCCGGTGGCCATCACCCCGGACGAGCTGGGGGATGACTGGCGCGATGGCAAGGTGCTGCTGCCCCTGCGCACCCATCTGAATGGTGCCCTGTTTGGCGCACCGGATGCCGGGGTGGACATGACCTTCAACTTCTTTGAACTGATTGCCCACGCCGCCAAGACAAGACCGCTCGGGGCGGGTTGCATCATCGGCTCGGGCACCGTCTCCAACTACGATCGCAGCGCCGGTTCATCCTGCATCGCCGAGCGCCGCATGCTGGAAATTCTTGATTGTGATCAAGCTACAACCTCCTATTTGCAGTTTGGTGATAGAGTGTCGATCTCGATGGAAGATCGCTCTGGCCAAAATCTGTTTGGCACCATCTCTCAACAGGTGGTGCCAGCGAGCGGTCAGGGAGGTTGA
- a CDS encoding ABC transporter permease → MFDLKGYEASLLEGAWVTLEVALASLLLALLLGMLGALAKLSPYKWARAIATGYTTIIRGIPDLVLMMLLFFGGQVLINGICTWVNETYNSWLLESNPNQEWVSLLPDYIDISPFVAGVATIGFIFGAYMTETFRGAILAVDKGELEAARAFGMRATQVFVRILFPQMMRHALPGFGNNWLVLLKTTALVSIIGLDDMVRKASLAAGSTQQPFTFYMAVALIFLIFTAVSTSALKWAERHYAIKTR, encoded by the coding sequence ATGTTTGATTTGAAAGGATACGAAGCCTCGCTGCTGGAGGGCGCCTGGGTCACCCTGGAAGTGGCGCTGGCCTCCCTGCTGCTGGCGTTGCTGCTGGGGATGCTGGGGGCGCTGGCCAAACTCTCTCCCTACAAGTGGGCCCGGGCCATCGCCACCGGCTACACCACCATTATTCGCGGTATCCCCGATCTGGTGCTGATGATGCTGCTCTTCTTTGGCGGCCAGGTGCTGATTAACGGCATCTGCACCTGGGTCAACGAGACTTACAACAGCTGGTTACTGGAGAGCAATCCCAATCAGGAGTGGGTCTCCCTGCTTCCGGACTATATCGACATCAGCCCCTTTGTGGCCGGTGTCGCGACCATCGGTTTTATCTTCGGCGCCTACATGACCGAGACCTTTCGCGGCGCCATTCTGGCGGTGGACAAAGGTGAGCTGGAGGCCGCACGGGCTTTTGGCATGCGGGCTACCCAGGTGTTTGTGCGGATCCTCTTCCCCCAGATGATGCGCCACGCTCTGCCCGGGTTTGGCAACAACTGGCTGGTGCTGCTGAAAACCACCGCGCTGGTCTCCATCATCGGCCTTGATGACATGGTGCGCAAAGCCTCGTTGGCGGCGGGCTCGACCCAGCAACCCTTCACCTTCTACATGGCGGTGGCGTTGATCTTCCTGATCTTCACCGCAGTCTCCACCTCGGCGCTCAAGTGGGCCGAGCGTCATTACGCCATCAAGACGAGGTAA
- a CDS encoding ABC transporter ATP-binding protein, protein MSDVAALEVRDLHKYFGTHEVLKGIDMTAHKGDVISLIGSSGSGKSTFLRCINLLETPSSGTVSLHGELIRMKTSRAGERLPEDMRQVERIRSRLAMVFQSFNLWSHMTIMQNIIEVPIQVLKVPRAEALAKAEQLLNRVGLWERRDYYPGHLSGGQQQRAAIARALAVEPEVMLFDEPTSALDPELVGEVLGLMRELAEEGRTMLVVTHEMSFARDVSNKVMFLHQGRVEEEGNPKEIFAHPKSERFKQFISSIY, encoded by the coding sequence ATGAGCGACGTTGCCGCACTGGAAGTACGTGATCTGCACAAATATTTTGGCACCCACGAAGTGCTCAAGGGCATCGACATGACCGCCCACAAGGGTGATGTGATCTCCCTTATCGGCTCCTCCGGTTCGGGGAAGTCGACCTTTCTTCGCTGTATCAATCTGCTCGAAACCCCCTCATCCGGCACCGTCTCGCTCCATGGCGAGTTGATCCGGATGAAAACCAGCCGCGCCGGCGAGCGGTTGCCGGAAGATATGCGTCAGGTTGAGCGGATCCGCAGCCGACTGGCCATGGTGTTTCAAAGTTTCAATCTCTGGTCACACATGACCATCATGCAGAACATCATCGAAGTGCCAATCCAGGTGCTCAAGGTGCCTCGCGCCGAAGCACTGGCCAAGGCAGAGCAACTGCTCAACCGGGTTGGACTCTGGGAGCGGCGTGACTACTATCCCGGCCACCTCTCCGGTGGTCAGCAGCAGCGGGCCGCCATTGCCCGTGCGCTGGCGGTAGAGCCCGAGGTGATGCTGTTTGACGAACCCACCTCGGCGCTGGATCCCGAGCTGGTGGGAGAAGTACTTGGCCTGATGCGCGAGCTGGCCGAAGAGGGACGCACCATGCTGGTGGTGACCCACGAGATGTCGTTTGCCCGGGATGTATCGAACAAGGTGATGTTTCTGCATCAGGGGCGGGTGGAAGAGGAGGGCAACCCCAAGGAGATTTTCGCCCATCCCAAATCCGAGCGGTTCAAGCAATTCATCTCCTCCATCTACTGA
- a CDS encoding TIGR01621 family pseudouridine synthase has protein sequence MYRILFEHPAFLVIDKQPGIGMHDEKGDGESVNPGLVNRVKADTGLTLYPVHRLDKMTSGLVLLARTTEANRELSMAFAAREVSKQYLALSDRKPKKKQGWVKGDMQKGRGGSWLLARTLDNPAISWFDSVSVREGLRLYRVKPQTGKTHQIRVALKSIGAPILGDERYGGTPSDRGYLHAWRLSFTLAGEPFDFVCSPDVGSEFVTPELTAAIAALAP, from the coding sequence ATGTACCGGATATTGTTTGAGCATCCCGCTTTCCTGGTTATCGACAAGCAGCCCGGCATAGGCATGCACGACGAGAAGGGCGACGGGGAGTCGGTCAATCCGGGACTGGTCAATCGCGTGAAAGCCGATACCGGGCTCACCCTCTATCCGGTGCACCGGCTCGACAAGATGACCTCCGGGCTGGTGCTGCTGGCCCGCACCACAGAGGCGAACCGTGAGCTGAGCATGGCTTTTGCGGCCCGTGAGGTGAGCAAGCAGTATCTGGCGCTCTCCGATCGTAAACCGAAGAAGAAGCAGGGTTGGGTGAAAGGGGATATGCAAAAGGGGCGTGGCGGCAGCTGGCTGCTGGCGCGCACGCTGGATAATCCTGCCATCAGCTGGTTCGATTCGGTGTCGGTGCGCGAAGGGCTGCGGCTCTATCGCGTCAAGCCCCAGACCGGCAAAACCCACCAGATCCGGGTTGCCCTCAAAAGCATCGGCGCCCCCATTCTCGGGGATGAGCGCTATGGCGGTACGCCCTCCGATCGCGGCTATCTGCACGCCTGGCGACTGAGTTTTACCCTGGCGGGCGAGCCGTTCGATTTTGTCTGCTCGCCCGATGTGGGGAGTGAATTTGTCACCCCTGAGCTCACTGCAGCCATTGCAGCCCTTGCGCCCTGA
- a CDS encoding haloacid dehalogenase-like hydrolase codes for MFMRPASDTIIPSAIDRDPDGGTPRWILADFDDTLAPGDSHAGLLRYILRRRIWPLLLLPVIALGGLVYLLPSQLLPSQRRRGISLIWWAITLWLSPLGWRKLVRAYCRTRPGLFRQARELLQSEGARCWVISASPCALVRAQLYQQLPGQLPHRIIGSQMHYRFGGLMPRFYCHGQHKLLPEICALDVELALSDSLHDLPLLGLGKEAWLINPTPTRLQKARARLPHLLVKNWQL; via the coding sequence ATGTTTATGCGCCCAGCGTCTGACACCATTATCCCTTCAGCGATAGATCGTGATCCTGACGGGGGCACTCCGCGCTGGATCCTGGCCGACTTTGACGACACCCTGGCCCCCGGCGACAGCCACGCCGGTCTGCTGCGCTATATCCTGCGCCGCCGGATCTGGCCGCTGTTGCTGTTGCCAGTGATTGCGCTGGGTGGCTTGGTCTATTTGTTGCCAAGTCAGCTGCTACCCAGCCAGCGGCGGCGCGGTATCTCCCTTATCTGGTGGGCCATCACGCTTTGGCTCTCTCCCCTCGGTTGGCGCAAGCTGGTGCGCGCCTATTGCCGCACCAGGCCGGGGCTGTTTCGTCAGGCTCGCGAGTTGCTGCAAAGCGAGGGGGCGCGCTGCTGGGTGATCTCCGCCAGCCCCTGCGCGCTGGTGCGAGCCCAACTCTATCAGCAACTGCCCGGCCAGTTGCCCCACCGGATCATTGGCTCGCAGATGCACTACCGTTTTGGCGGCCTGATGCCGCGCTTCTATTGCCACGGCCAGCACAAGCTGCTGCCGGAGATCTGCGCCCTCGATGTCGAGCTGGCCTTGAGCGACAGCCTGCACGATCTGCCACTGCTGGGGTTGGGGAAAGAGGCGTGGCTGATCAATCCAACGCCCACGCGACTGCAAAAAGCCCGGGCCCGCTTGCCCCATCTGCTGGTCAAAAACTGGCAACTGTAA
- a CDS encoding ABC transporter substrate-binding protein gives MNKLMLATAVVTALASGSLMAKEWKEVRIGVEGAYPPFSWTEPSGEVKGFDIDIANALCEEMKVKCTLVKQDWDGIIPALLSRKFDAIIATMDITEERKKKVDFTQKYQHIPARFAAKKGTDVQLDKAFMEGKSVAVQRATSMDTFITDNFPNATIKRYGTADEAYLDLKSGRVDYVLADSAAITDGLLKKEGGDAFEFVGPKLTDPKWFGEGAGIAVRKADKDLKEKFNAAILALRANGKYKEINDKYFEFDVYGE, from the coding sequence ATGAACAAGCTGATGCTGGCGACAGCCGTAGTCACTGCCCTCGCGTCCGGTAGCCTGATGGCCAAGGAGTGGAAAGAGGTCCGGATCGGGGTTGAGGGTGCCTATCCCCCCTTCTCCTGGACCGAGCCCAGTGGCGAGGTGAAAGGCTTTGATATCGACATCGCCAACGCCCTGTGCGAAGAGATGAAAGTGAAGTGCACCCTGGTCAAGCAGGACTGGGACGGCATCATTCCGGCGCTGCTGTCGCGCAAGTTTGACGCTATCATCGCCACCATGGACATCACAGAAGAGCGCAAGAAGAAAGTGGACTTCACCCAGAAGTACCAGCACATTCCGGCCCGCTTCGCCGCCAAGAAGGGCACTGACGTGCAGCTCGACAAAGCCTTTATGGAAGGCAAGTCCGTCGCGGTGCAGCGTGCGACCTCCATGGATACCTTTATTACCGACAACTTCCCCAATGCCACCATCAAGCGTTACGGCACCGCCGATGAAGCCTATCTCGATCTGAAATCCGGTCGTGTGGACTATGTGCTGGCCGACTCTGCCGCCATCACCGACGGTCTGCTGAAGAAAGAGGGGGGTGATGCCTTTGAATTCGTCGGCCCGAAACTGACCGATCCCAAGTGGTTTGGCGAAGGCGCCGGTATTGCAGTGCGCAAGGCTGACAAGGATCTGAAAGAGAAATTCAACGCCGCCATTCTGGCGCTGCGTGCCAACGGCAAGTACAAGGAAATCAACGACAAGTACTTCGAGTTCGACGTTTACGGAGAGTAA
- the iadA gene encoding beta-aspartyl-peptidase: MLTLIEGAEIFSPSHLGQQDLLVADGRIAWMGQGLTVPENWPLHRVDGRGHYLVPGLVDPLAHITGGGGEGGFAFRTPELAASEALKAGVTTLVAALGTDSLTRTPAQVLGKVREFRAAGVSAFMYTGSYHLPVKTLTGTVESDIILIPEVLGVGEVAISDHRSSAPTHDELARLASEARVAGLLAGKSGVSFFHVGDGKGALAPLRALRDETDIPLRQLYPTHCNRNPWLFAEAIEWGKAGGWVDLTTSSFPDLLEDGERLAADALLELLAANVPAERITFSSDANASLPRFDGEGRLIEMRCGQIASLWQQCVRATRLGVSLERALAAVTSNPAQALGLGSKGRIGVGQDADLLLVHDRTFAIERVMSGGQWRE, encoded by the coding sequence GCCGCATTGCCTGGATGGGCCAGGGGCTGACTGTGCCTGAAAACTGGCCGCTGCACAGGGTCGATGGTCGTGGCCACTATCTGGTGCCCGGGTTGGTGGATCCGCTGGCCCATATCACCGGCGGCGGCGGTGAGGGGGGCTTTGCCTTTCGCACCCCAGAGCTGGCGGCGAGCGAGGCGCTCAAGGCAGGTGTCACTACCCTGGTGGCGGCGCTTGGCACTGACAGCCTGACCCGCACCCCCGCGCAGGTGCTCGGCAAGGTGCGCGAGTTTCGCGCCGCCGGGGTGAGCGCTTTTATGTATACCGGCTCCTACCATCTACCGGTCAAGACCCTGACCGGCACGGTGGAGTCGGACATCATCCTGATCCCCGAGGTATTGGGGGTGGGGGAGGTGGCCATCAGTGACCACAGATCCAGTGCGCCGACCCACGACGAGCTGGCCAGGCTTGCCAGCGAGGCGCGAGTGGCCGGGCTGCTTGCGGGCAAGAGCGGGGTCAGCTTCTTCCATGTCGGGGATGGAAAGGGGGCATTGGCCCCCCTGAGGGCTCTTCGCGATGAGACCGACATTCCGCTGCGCCAGCTCTATCCCACCCACTGCAACCGCAACCCCTGGCTCTTTGCCGAGGCCATCGAGTGGGGCAAGGCGGGAGGTTGGGTCGACCTCACCACCTCGAGCTTTCCCGATCTGCTGGAGGATGGCGAGCGGCTTGCCGCCGATGCGCTCCTCGAGCTGCTGGCCGCCAATGTGCCTGCCGAGCGCATCACCTTCAGCTCGGATGCCAACGCCAGCCTGCCGCGCTTTGATGGCGAAGGGCGGCTAATCGAGATGCGCTGCGGCCAGATTGCCAGCCTGTGGCAGCAGTGCGTGCGCGCGACCCGGCTCGGTGTCTCGCTGGAGAGGGCGTTGGCCGCGGTGACGAGCAATCCGGCGCAGGCGCTGGGGCTTGGCAGCAAGGGGCGTATCGGGGTCGGGCAGGATGCGGATCTGCTGCTGGTGCACGACCGGACGTTTGCTATCGAACGGGTGATGAGTGGCGGCCAGTGGCGCGAATAA
- a CDS encoding ABC transporter permease produces the protein MDFSIILKEWPTYWEGLYTTVWLVALSLILGLMLAVPMGILRNSRNWLIKGPIWAYIYFFRGTPLLVQLFIIYYGAAQWEWLKNSAAWSLFSEAWFCALLAFTLNTAAYTAEIVRGAVHNMPRGQIEAANAFGMTRWQTLTRIILPNSFRRALPAYSNEVIFMLQGSAVAGIITIVDLTGAARIINSRYYSPFEAFLTAGLLYMLLTFVIVWLFKKWEARWHAHLRPRNV, from the coding sequence ATGGATTTCTCAATCATTCTCAAAGAGTGGCCCACCTACTGGGAGGGGCTCTATACCACCGTCTGGCTGGTGGCCCTCTCTCTGATCCTTGGGTTGATGCTGGCGGTGCCCATGGGCATTCTGCGCAACAGCCGCAACTGGCTGATCAAGGGGCCGATCTGGGCCTATATCTACTTCTTTCGCGGCACCCCGCTGCTAGTGCAGCTCTTTATCATCTACTACGGCGCTGCCCAGTGGGAGTGGCTGAAGAACAGTGCCGCCTGGTCGCTCTTCTCCGAAGCCTGGTTCTGTGCGCTGCTGGCTTTCACCCTCAATACCGCCGCCTATACCGCCGAGATCGTGCGCGGGGCGGTGCACAACATGCCGCGCGGCCAGATTGAGGCAGCCAACGCCTTTGGCATGACCCGCTGGCAGACCCTGACCCGGATCATTTTGCCCAACTCGTTTCGTCGGGCACTGCCGGCTTACAGCAACGAGGTGATCTTCATGCTGCAAGGCTCGGCGGTGGCGGGCATCATCACCATCGTCGATCTGACCGGCGCGGCGCGGATCATCAACTCTCGCTACTACAGTCCGTTCGAGGCCTTTTTGACCGCAGGGCTGCTCTATATGCTGCTCACCTTTGTCATCGTCTGGCTGTTCAAAAAGTGGGAAGCGCGCTGGCACGCCCACCTGCGCCCGCGCAATGTGTAA
- the hppD gene encoding 4-hydroxyphenylpyruvate dioxygenase, producing MNATSSATHTINPLGTDGFEFVEYTAPDAKGIAALKSLFVSLGFAEVAKHKHKQCWLYRQGDINFVVNAEPHSQAEQFASLHGPSVCGMAFRVSDAGKAQQYAIAKGAKPFVGKIGPMELNIPAIYGIGESTLSFVDRYGDKGSIYDVDFVFYPDWQSRMAEVDAGLMEIDHLTHNVHRGNMDVWSNFYERIGNFREIRYFDIEGKLTGLHSRAMTAPCGKIRIPINESADDKSQIEEYLRQYKGEGIQHIAMASSDIYHTIRTLRSRGTGFMPTPDTYYEKVNNRVEGHQEDLAALKELRILIDGSPTKDGILLQIFTDTVIGPVFFEIIQRKGNEGFGEGNFKALFESIELDQIRRGVLDGGEDEKGARKEGASDA from the coding sequence ATGAATGCCACCTCTTCCGCCACCCATACCATCAATCCTTTAGGCACAGACGGTTTCGAGTTTGTCGAGTACACAGCCCCCGATGCCAAAGGGATTGCTGCCCTCAAGAGCCTGTTCGTTTCGCTCGGGTTTGCCGAGGTCGCCAAGCACAAACACAAGCAGTGCTGGCTCTACCGGCAGGGGGATATCAACTTTGTGGTCAATGCCGAGCCTCACTCCCAGGCGGAGCAGTTTGCCAGCCTGCACGGGCCGAGCGTTTGCGGCATGGCATTTCGGGTGAGCGATGCGGGCAAAGCCCAGCAGTACGCCATCGCCAAGGGGGCCAAGCCCTTTGTCGGCAAGATTGGCCCGATGGAGCTCAATATTCCCGCCATCTACGGTATCGGCGAGAGCACGCTCTCCTTTGTCGACCGCTATGGCGACAAGGGCTCCATCTATGACGTGGATTTTGTCTTCTACCCCGACTGGCAGTCCCGGATGGCAGAGGTGGATGCCGGTCTTATGGAGATCGATCACCTGACCCACAACGTCCATCGCGGCAATATGGATGTCTGGTCCAACTTCTATGAGCGGATCGGTAACTTCCGTGAAATTCGCTACTTCGATATCGAGGGCAAGCTGACCGGGCTGCACTCCCGTGCCATGACCGCGCCTTGTGGCAAGATCCGCATCCCCATCAACGAGTCGGCGGATGACAAGTCCCAGATCGAGGAGTACCTGCGTCAGTACAAGGGGGAGGGGATCCAGCACATCGCCATGGCCTCCAGCGATATCTACCACACCATCCGCACCCTGCGCAGCCGCGGTACCGGCTTTATGCCGACGCCCGATACCTACTACGAGAAGGTGAACAACCGGGTCGAGGGGCATCAGGAGGATCTGGCTGCTCTGAAAGAGCTGCGCATCCTCATCGACGGCTCCCCCACCAAGGATGGCATCCTGCTGCAGATCTTCACCGACACCGTGATTGGCCCGGTCTTCTTCGAGATCATCCAGCGTAAGGGTAACGAAGGGTTTGGCGAGGGCAATTTCAAGGCGCTGTTTGAATCGATTGAGCTGGACCAGATCCGCCGTGGCGTGCTGGATGGCGGCGAGGATGAGAAGGGTGCCCGCAAAGAGGGAGCGAGCGATGCGTAA
- a CDS encoding lysine exporter LysO family protein, producing the protein MLLNVLLILLPLAIGYLIPLSSARLIKLVNQSLGKMVYLILFLMGLGLAYVENLGSNLAVIFKVAGVMLTAITLCNLLALWWLDKRTPPTHEASDAKMPGKLHLLWESLQLCFVVLGGVLLGLLVDLRALPIDKWSEWALMLLLFLIGVQMRNSGMRLRQILLNPWGMKIAATVILSSWLGSLLAAQLLGMPFAHGLAMSSSFGWYSLSGILVADKLGPVLGSAAFINDLGRELIAILIIPVLMRRHPSAAIGYGGATALDFTLPVIQKSGGIQVVPVAIVSGFILSLLGPILILGFLAI; encoded by the coding sequence ATGCTGCTCAATGTGTTGCTGATCCTGTTGCCACTGGCAATCGGCTATCTGATTCCCCTCTCCTCTGCCCGGCTGATCAAGCTGGTCAACCAGAGTCTGGGCAAGATGGTCTACCTCATTCTGTTCCTGATGGGGCTCGGGCTTGCCTATGTGGAGAACCTGGGCAGCAATCTGGCGGTGATCTTCAAGGTCGCCGGGGTGATGCTGACCGCGATCACGCTCTGCAACCTGCTGGCCCTCTGGTGGCTCGACAAGCGCACGCCGCCGACCCACGAGGCGAGCGATGCCAAGATGCCGGGCAAGTTGCACCTGTTGTGGGAATCCCTGCAGCTCTGCTTTGTGGTGCTCGGCGGTGTGCTGCTGGGTCTACTGGTGGATCTGCGCGCACTGCCCATCGACAAGTGGAGCGAGTGGGCCCTGATGCTGCTGCTGTTTCTCATCGGGGTGCAGATGCGCAACTCCGGCATGCGGCTGCGCCAGATCCTGCTCAATCCCTGGGGGATGAAGATAGCCGCCACCGTCATCCTCAGCAGCTGGCTGGGCAGCCTGCTGGCGGCCCAGTTGCTGGGCATGCCCTTTGCCCATGGTCTGGCGATGAGCTCGAGCTTCGGCTGGTATTCACTCTCCGGCATTCTGGTAGCCGACAAACTGGGGCCGGTGCTCGGTTCTGCTGCCTTTATCAACGATCTTGGGCGCGAGCTTATCGCCATTCTGATCATCCCGGTCCTGATGCGACGCCACCCCTCGGCAGCCATCGGTTACGGCGGCGCCACGGCGCTGGACTTCACCCTGCCGGTCATCCAGAAATCAGGGGGCATTCAGGTGGTGCCGGTGGCCATTGTCTCCGGCTTTATCCTGAGCCTGCTCGGCCCCATCCTGATCCTCGGGTTTCTGGCGATCTAA
- the maiA gene encoding maleylacetoacetate isomerase, protein MLQLFGYWRSSASFRVRIVLQLKGLAYEQHPINLRQGEQSEKAYRRINPQGLVPFLVDGDVQIGQSVAIMEYLDETYPAYSLMPSSPDARARVRQIVNMIACDIHPLNNLRVLNYLEEHFRANNEQEARWYRHWIDETFTALEQLLMTTAGVYCVGNEVTLADCMLVPQVYNARRYDMTLDDYPTIRRIVANCEQLQAFIKAAPANQPDAQ, encoded by the coding sequence ATGTTGCAGTTGTTTGGCTATTGGCGTTCATCGGCAAGTTTTCGGGTGCGGATCGTGTTGCAGCTCAAGGGGCTCGCCTACGAGCAGCATCCCATCAATTTGCGGCAAGGCGAGCAGAGCGAGAAGGCCTATCGCCGGATCAACCCGCAAGGGCTGGTGCCGTTTCTGGTGGATGGCGATGTGCAGATCGGTCAGTCGGTCGCCATCATGGAGTACCTCGACGAGACCTATCCCGCCTACTCACTGATGCCCTCTTCCCCCGACGCGCGGGCACGGGTGCGCCAGATCGTCAACATGATCGCCTGTGATATTCACCCGCTCAACAATCTGCGGGTACTCAACTATCTGGAAGAGCACTTCAGGGCCAACAACGAGCAGGAGGCCCGCTGGTATCGCCACTGGATTGACGAGACCTTCACCGCCCTCGAACAGCTGTTGATGACCACCGCCGGTGTCTACTGCGTCGGCAACGAAGTGACCCTGGCCGACTGCATGCTGGTGCCCCAGGTCTACAACGCCCGCCGCTACGACATGACCCTGGACGATTACCCCACTATCCGCCGCATCGTCGCCAACTGCGAACAGTTGCAAGCCTTTATCAAGGCCGCCCCCGCAAACCAGCCGGATGCGCAGTGA